The window AGCATACAAATACTGATCCTTCCTAAGACAATTGCTAGAAGCACATCCAAAGTATATAATTATTAAGTAAAACAGAAACAACCTGTATTGTTCCTATAAGGATTAAAATCTAATAGCTGACCAAATCATGTTCTTATTGATGATGCTATAAGTGTAAGATCACTAACTCCCGATGTGTTTCTTGAGTAGAATCATACCTCAAATTTATCAGCAATAcaattgtatttaaaaaaataaaactttataTAAGTAGAAGTCTATAAAGAATGCTATGCTATTGAGAATTGACTATAACTCAGAAATCATGAATCATCAGATCTGTGACAAAAGAAAACACCCTGGCCACCCGAAACTCTGGATCAAGTAAAACATTGAGAACATCTTTGACTAACACCTAAAGTTTGTTTGTAGTTTTTCCTATGGATCTGCCTCTCAAGTTTTGCTAATCATAAATAATATCTCATTGTAAAAGAAGTTGCAATGTATGCATGAAATCAAGCTCTTATCAATGCTATAACTTCAATttacaataaataaatactatatttTTCGAATCTTGATGTGAAAGATGAGCAACAAACTAAAAGGGGGTGGGAATCACAGCGTACCTAACGAGAGACACATTGAACACATTCCATCAAAACCACAAGAAATTAATAACTCTCACTCGATCTCCAGTTCGGGAAGGGCACGCATCCGAATGTTCGTAGCTTCAATCTCAGATAGCAATGGCCCCTTCCCCTCCCCACCACCAGTTCTCAAGCTCCTATTCCTTCCCAAAACCACAACCAACCCAACAGCCAATACCATCACCACAAGAGCATGAAGAGTGAACAGGAAATTCACCAATGCAAAACCCCTAGCCTTATCCTGCTCAAGCTCACAATGCACATCAACTACGTCGTCCTGAGTTGACATTAATAACAAAGAGGAAATCTTCTTACACCCTTTCAATCCAAGAGCATCAGTGTAAAGCAAAAACCCTCCTTGCAACAACCATGTTCCCTTGAAGACCAATCCGCAACACAACAAGAACTCCGCAAAAAAAGCAGACGGTTTAAACGACAAGTAAATGCAAGAACCGGCACAAAGCAAAGCCAGCCAACCTATGAATCCGTACACGTCAGCAGCGAGACCTGAAACGCCGGTTTCCATAACAGAATACTCCATGAAGAAAACAACACCGCCGAGAACGTACACAAGGGTTTCACTGATGAGTGATGACGTGGCGTTGTACTCGTGGACTATGATCAAGAGAATCAAAAACCAGAAAGCGAGAAGCGCAAAAGACTGTTGGAAGAATGAGAACCTGTAAGAAGGGTGGCCGGAgaaggagaggaagaggaaaagcTCCGAGAATGAGGCGATTGGGAGTGTAATGAGGAGAGCGTAGAGATCGAGATTCTTCCATTTGGGATCTGAGAGGTACCATAGCTTGGATCTGAATTGGGAAGGGCTGTGGAGGTAGAGGGAGGAGGAGGAATGCAAGCGGCGGAGGCCCACTGGGAAGAGTAACAGAAAGGCTGAGAAATGGGTCGCAATGGATGCCATCTCTTCTTGTGTTGTATTGTGTTGTGTGTGTCACTCTATTTTGGGAATTAGGTTCCTCCAAAGTCCAAATTCTAAACCCACTATTCCATCATGAAATGACGATGATTTAATTACAATTGCCCTCTTGAAAGAGAAACGGTCAACTTAGACGCGTCCGCCTAAAGTAGTGGCAGTCTAATGGATttctttttgaaataaattaaaaaaaaatatttatttccacAAACTTAAAATCTAATTCTTTtagatatgttttttttttatatatttagggTAAGTTCGGCCACACCTCCGCCGAAGTTCGCCTGACTACCCGGCAAACTTCAAGGGGAGTTTCTAAAATAAAAGCTTGGATGCTGGAGAACAGAGCTCAAAATCacaatttcattctttttttttttgttctcatCTTTGTATTTTTTCTCTACAATATCAATAAATCCATTGTTATCCATTCATTATGATGGTGAAATAGTGTATGATAAAGAAGGTTCTATTATTTTTAAGTCTAAGCAACCAATAATTATGTACATGACACCAGAAGTCAACCGTCTAAAAGCGCTAAAGAAATTGATGTTGCATTCCATTGGACAGCAACACacgaaaaaagtgaaaaaaatttcCTACAGATATCCAAGCGAAGTAGATGACAATTTGTTTTATAAAAGGTATGTTATAGTTGTCTTTGCTTTGTTGTTATTATGTTTATTAGTCCACGGTTTTgagaaatatttttgttattttgaattAAGTATCGGTTACGTGACGACGAGGACGTACGTCTTATAAGGTCGTGGCACAACCGATGGACAAATGTTCATCTGTTGGAAGTAGTCATGTTTCTCGTTAAGTTAGGTGGACGAGAATCATCTGCGGATATTGTTGATGATAGTCCGTTAAGTGGATCTGTTAGACGAAATATCAAAAGGACGATGGTTGATCTAAATATGCGACCTGAAGGTACTCAAGAGGGCTCAAACGTTGAACTTGGTAATGCTGACATTATAAAAGATAATGTTGAAAGTCATGAGGGTTCTGCTATCAGGGATCCAATGATGGATTTGTATGAAGTTAACCCCGATGACGGAGACGATGCTGATGATGAACCAATGGAAATTCCTGATGATGGTGACGAGGAAGAAGAGATAAACTACTACGGTGACACACAAATCGTTCTGATACAACCTGCCATTTCTCGACCATATGACCGGTCGAATCACTtctccaggttgaatctcgatgcaATGACTTCGGATTGGTCGTTTATCCATGGAGGCCCCGAGAGGATCCAAGCAATGAGTTCGAGGTTGGATAACAATTTGAGAACAAGGAGGAAGTCTTGTTGGCAGTTAAGAGGTACGACATCAGGAGAGTTGTGCAGTATAAAATACTAGAGAGTGactgacggaggaaaaatgtcggtaaagatttttacaaaaattatcgcgttgcaagtatagttctaaaccaacaaattatcctcaGTCAATGtctaaattgtttgtcacaatataaacccaataaaaataaccgaagtatttaaacctcggatcgtctctcaaggaattgcaggaaagtgtacttacaattggttatggaaaagtatttttggggtttttgtgataagagacaagtaatgtaaataacaaggaaataaaataacaactaagaaaaatcctagtagggattgataattggaatttctatctccattatcatagtcacttgtgatggtaattgccttttgctctcacttaattaacctctaacaattgaaggtaagttaagtgagcAATTCAACTTAAGtttacaagtcttaatcaaagactagatttggTAAAGCCTAAGCCAACTAGAaattttcaatcaccaatcaccaaaaaaaacTTTGATacctcaagagtctctaattgatcaatccaagttaagaacataaaaatctaatttaaaatccaaccatgcattttatcaaacacttagaaggcacaaaataaaagtatagaaaaTTGACAAGACATAGGAAATTCTAAGACtaaccaaagcaaagaaataaccataacaaagcaattgaacaataagaaacatgaaacatGAATTGCAATAATGAAAATTGAGAGTAACACATGAACTCATAAACTGaattagcaaaataaaggaatcaataagtagaattgaagaacaaaggtgctagaacaataaattgcaaggaattgtaaataaaagcagaaattaaatcaaaatctAAGTAGAAATTAGAGTAGAAaccctaaacctagagagaggagagagcctctctctagaaacctacatctaaacctaaagtgtgtgaatgaaaaatgaatgaatgattacctaccttccagctccactctgcagcctctattcagtattttcgggcctgaaactgggtccaaagcagcccagaaatcgcccccaacattttctgtaaattgtagcacgtgacgctctgtcacgcgtacgtcagccacgcgtacacgtcgctgaaCAAATtcctggtcatgcgtacgcatcatcaACGCATGCGCGTCGTATGTCTACTGCACCAGTCATGTGTACGCGTCGtctatgcgtacgcgtcgctgctaacttctcaaaacatcaatttcttctgttccttccacttttgcatgcttcctttccatcctctaagccattcattccctataaaacctgaaaatacttaacacacgtaTCACGGTATtcaatggtaataagagaggattaaaaattagtaatttaaggccaaagaagcatgttttcaatcatagcacaaaattaggaagaaaaatgtaaaacatgtgaattatatgcataagtgatgagcggataatttatacgctttttgacattgtttttagtatgtttttagtaggatctagttacttttagggatgtttttaatagattttgtgttaaattcacatttctggactttactatgagtttgtgtgtttttctgtgatttcaggtattttctggctgaaattgagggacttgagcaaaaatcagattcagaggttgaagaaggattgctgatgctgttggattctgacctccctgcattcaaagtagattttctggagctacagaactcgaaatggcgcgcttctaattgcgttggaaagtagacatccagggctttccagcaatatataatagtccatactttggcccagaattgacgacgtaaactggcgttcaacgccagccttctgcccaaatctggcgtccagcgccagaaaaggatccaaaaccagagttgaacgcccaaactggcacagaaactggcgttcaactccacaaatggcctctgcacgtgcaacacttaagctcagcccaaacacacaccaagtgggccccggaagtggatttatacatcaaatacttactcatgtaaaccctagtagctagtttattataaataggacctcttactattgtattaggcatctttggattaccttatgatcctttgatcacgttttgggggctggccatctcggccatgcctggaccttcacttatgtattttcatacggtagagtttctacactccatagattaaggtgtggagctctgctgttcctcaaagattaatgcaaagtactactgttttctattcaattcttcttatttcgcttctaagatatccattcgcacccaagaacgtgatgaaggtgatgattatgtgtgacgctcatcatccttctcccttatgaacgcgtgcctgacaaacacttccgttctacatgaaataagctagaatgaatatctcttagatctcctaaccagaatcttcgtggcgtaagctagaatgatggcggcattcaagagaatccggaaagtctaaaccttgtctgtggtattccgagtaggattcaatgattgaatgactgtgacgagcttcaaactcgcgattgttgggcgttagtgacagacgcaaaaggagggtgaatcctattccagcatgatcgagaaccgacagatgaatagccgtgccgtgacagggtgcgtgagcatattattcactgagaggaggggatgtagccactgacaacggtgatgcccttgcataaagccagccatggaaaggagtaagactgattggatgaagatagtaggaaagcagaggttcagaggaacgaaaaacatctccattcgcttatctgaaattcctaccaatgatttacataagtatctctatccctattttattatattaaattcgaaaacaccattatccatttatatctgcctaactgagatttgcaaggtgaccatagcttgcttcataccaacaatctccgtgggattcgacccttactcacgtaaggtattacttggacgacccagtgcacttgctggttagttgtatcgaagttgtgacaattatgaattaagatcagagcaccaagctttggagccattaccaggatttgttcgagcctggagatcacaatttcgtgcaccaagtttttggcgccgttgccggggattgttcgagtttggacaactaacggtttatcttgttgctcagattaggtaattttctttttattttatttccaaaaatttttcaaaaatatttctaaaaacttctcatctgttttcgaaaaaaaaattaaaatgttttcaaaaataaattattctatggcttcaaaatttttaagaatgaattctagtgtttcatgaaatatgttgaatcatatctggctgtaaagccatacccaaactactttgggattggtattcaactaatcactccagcccatgtaattatatgctaaagcttggctggctgttaagccatgccagaccctttgattggagctttaagactaacatggcaagattcctggaattcatattaaaaattttggaatccttattttctttttcaaaagattttttcgaaaaatataaaataaaaatccaaaaaaattagaaaatcataaaaataaaaaatatttttgtgtttcttgtttgagtcttgagtcatgttataagtttggtgtcacttgcatatgcatcttgcattttttcgaaaatatcatgcattcatagagttcttcatgatcttcaagttattcttggtaagtcttcttgtttgatcttgatgaatttttgttttgtgtcttttcatgtttatcatatgcattcttgaattcttagtgtctaagcattaaagaattctaagtttggtgtcttgcatgttttctttgcattaaaaatttttcaaaaatatgttcttgatgttcatcatgacattcaaagtgttcttggtgtttatcttgacattcatagcattcttgcatgcattcattgttttgatctaaaaatttcatgcattgcatatttttcatgttttcataaaaattcaaaaaataaaaaaaatatctttccctttttctctcatcaaattcgaaaatttgagttgactttttaaaaaatttttaaaatcaagttgtttctcatgagtcaaatcaaattttcaatttgaaaatcttatctttttcaaaatctttttcaaaaatcaaatctttttcaaaattcttagttattttcgaaaatttcaaaaatatttttcaaaaatctttttcttatttttataccaaattttcgaaaataacaataacaattaatgttttgattcaaaaatttcaagtttgttacttgcttgttaagaaagattcaaactttaagttctagaatcatatcttatgatttcttgtgaatcaagtcattaattgtgattttaaaaatcaaatctttttcaaaactaatttctatcatatcttttcaaaaatatcttcttatcttatctttttcaaaaagttggtttcaaaatatcctctctaacttcctatcttcttatcttttcaaaatttgtttcaactaactaactaactttttgtttgtttcttaactttttcaaaactacctaactaactctctctctctaattttcgaaaatatctccctctttttcaaaaatttctttttaattaactaattatttttattttttatttttgatttcaaaaattttcgaaaattactaacatttttcaaaaactattttcgaaaatcactaactctttttcaaaaatattttcgaaaattctctctctcccatcttattctatttattcattcatatcctaacatcttaTCTcgcatctcaaccctcctcacagatgtgtttcttccattacattacattctttgtctccccctcttcttccactcacacaggaatccctatactgtggtataaaggatctccattattattattatttttctgtgccttcttctttgtcatatgagcaggagcaaggataagaacattcttgtggaagcagatccagaacctgaaaggactctgaagagaaaattaagagaagctaaaatacaacaatccagagataacctttcagaaattttcgaacaggcagaagagatggcagccgaaaataataataatgtaaggaagatgcttggtgactttactgcacctaattccaatttacatggaagaagcatctccattcctgccattggagcaaacaactttgagttaaaacctcaattagtttctctgatgcagcagaactgcaagtttcatggacttccatctgaagatccttttcagttcttaactgaattcttgcagatatgtgatactgttaagactaatggagtagatcctgaagtctacaggctcatgcttttcccttttgctgtaagagacagagctagattatggttggattctcaacccaaagacagcctgaactcttgggataagctggtcacggctttcttagccaagtactttcctcctcaaaagctgagcaagcttagagctgatgttcaaactttcagacagaaagaaggtgaatccctctatgaagcttgggaaagatacaaacagttgaccaaaaagtgtccttctgacatgctctcagaatggaccgtcctggatatattctatgatggtctgtctgagttatctaagatgtcattggatacctctgcaggtggatccattcacctaaagaaaacgcctgcagaagctcaagaactcattgacatggttgctaataaccagttcatgtacacttctgaaaggaatcctgtaagcaatgggacgcctatgaagaagggagttcttgaagttgatactctgaatgccatattggctcagaacaaaatattgactcagcaagtcaatatgatttctcagagtctgcatggaatgcaagctgcatccaacagtactcaagaggcatcttctgaagaagaagcctatgatcctgagaaccctgcaatagcagaggtgaactacttaggtgaaccttatagaaacacctataactcaacatggagaaatcatccaaatttctcatggaaggatcaaaagccccaacaaggctttaataatggtggaagaaacaggtttagcaatagcaaaccttttccatcatcaactcagcaacagacagagaactctgaacaaaatgcttctaatttagcaaatctagtctctgatctatctaaggccactgtaagtttcatgaatgaaacaaggtcttccattagaaatctggaagcacaagtgggccagctgagtaaaaggatcactgaaatccctcctagtactctcccaagcaatacagaagagaacccaaaaggagagtgcaaggccattgacataagcaccatggccgaacctgtgaggagaggagaggacgtgaatcccaaggaggaagacctcctgggacatccagtgatcaataaggagcttccctctgaggaaccaaaggactctgaggctcatctagagaccatagagattccattgaacctccttatacccttcatgagctctgatgagtattcctcttctgaagagaatgaggatgtcactgaagagcaaactgccaagtttcttggtgcaatcatgaagctgaatgccaaattatttggcattgatgcttgggaagttgaacctcccttgttcatcaatgaactaagtgatctggatcaactgacattgccttagaagagacaggatcctggaaagttcataataccctgtaccataggcaccatgatctttaaggctctgtgtgaccttggttcaggaataaacctcatacccctctctataatagagaaactgggaatctatggggtgcaagctgctaaattctcattagagatggcagacagctctagaaaacaggcttatggacaagtagaggacgtgttagtaaaggttgaaggcctttacatccctgttgatttcatagtcctggatactggaaaggaagaggatgaatccatcatcctaggaagacctttcctggccacagcaagagctgtgattgatgttgacagaggtgaaatattccttcaatggaatgagaactcccttgtgtttaaaactcaaggatctccctctgcaaccatggggaggaagcagaaaaagcttctctccaagcagagtcaaccagagcccccatagtcaaactctaagtttggtgttgggaggccacaaccaaactctaagtttggtgttgaactcccatatccaaactctaagtttggtgttggagagtttcaacaatgctctgcacatctgtgaggctccatgagagcccactgtcaagctattgacattaaagaagcgcttgttgggaggcaacccaatgtttatctaattcttatttttattgtttttcatgttttcttaggttcatgatcatgtggagtcacaaaataaacaaaaaattcaaaaacggaatcaaaaacagcagaagaaaaatcacaccctggaggagcatctgtctggcgttcaaacgccagaacagagcatagttctggcgctgaacgcccagaacaagcatggttctggcgttcaacgccagaaatggcagcaaatgggcattgaacgcccaaaatgggcaccaacctggcgctgaacgcccagagttgtgtgcaagggcattttgcatgcctaacttggtgcagggatgtaaatgccttgacacctcaagatctgtggacctcacagaatcacctcaggatctgtggaccccacaggatccccactacctccactcactctcttctctcttctcaatcatcctctattcccaataaacactcttccctattaactctttaccactcacatccaaacacccactttccttcaaaattcaacatctctttcccacccaatcccacccatatggtcgaatacacatctccctccatctcctccatatcttcttcttattcttctattctttcttcttttgctcgagggcgagcaacattctaagtttggtgtggtaaaagcatagcttttttattttttccataaccattgatggcacctaaggccagagaaacctctagaaagaggaaagggaagacaaaagcttccatcaagggtctatagctcagtggtagaacatttgactgcaaatcaagagatccctgagatacctcaggggatacattttcttccacacaattattggaagcaactaagggtggaacatcaagagcactccatcatccttcatgaaatcagagaagatctaaaagcaatgaaggaggagcaacaaagacaaggaagagacatagaagagctcaaggacatcattggttcctcaagaaggaaacgccaccattactaaggtggattcattccttgttcttatttcttctgtttttcgttttctatgttatgtgcttatctgtgtttgtgtcttcattacatgatcattagtagttagtaactatgtcttaaagttataaatgtcctatgaatccatcacctctcttaaatgaaaaatattttaattcaaaagaacaagaagtacatgagtttcgaatttatccttgaacttagtttaattatattgatgtggtgacaatgcttcttgttttctgaatgtatgcttgaacagtgcatatgtcttttgaagttgttgtttaagaatgttaaatatgttggctcttgaaagaatgatgactaggagacatgttatttgataatctgaaaaatcataaaaatgattcttgaagcaagaaaaagcagcaaagaacaaagcttgcagaaaaaaaaatggcgaaaaaaaaaatatatagaaagaaaaagaaaaagcaagcagaaaaagccaaagctcttaaaaccaagaggcaagagcaaaaagccaataacccttaaaaccaaaaggcaagggcaaataaaaaggatcccaaggctttgagcatcagtggataggagggcctaaaggaataaaatcctggtctaagcggctaaaccaagctgtccctaaccatgtgcttgtggcgtgtaggtgtcaagtgaaaacttgagactgagcggttaaagtcaaggtccaaagcaaaaaaaaaaaaaaagagtgtgcttaagaaccctggacacctctaattggggactttagcgaagttgagtcacaatctgaaaaggttcacccaattatgtgtctgtggcatttatgtatccggtggtaatactggaaaacaaagtgcttagggtcacggccaagactcataaaatagctgtgttcaagaatcatcatactgaactaggagaatcaataacactatctgaactctgagttcttatagatgccaatcattctgaacctcaatggataaagtgagatgccaaaactattcaagaggcaaaaagctataagtcccgctcatatgattgaagctctgtttcattgatagtttggaatttatagtatattctattctttttatcctattttgattttcagttgcttggggacaagcaacaatttaagtttggtgttgtgatgagcggataatttatacgctttttgacattgtttttagtatgtttttagtaggatctagttacttttagggatgtttttaatagattttgtgttaaattcacatttctggactttactatgagtttgtgtgtttttctgtgatttcaggtattttctggctgaaattgagggacttgagcaaaaatcagattcagaggttgaagaaggattgctgatgatgttggattctgacctccctgcactcaaagtggattttttggagctacagaactcgaaatggtgcgcttctaattgcgttggaaattagacatccagggctttccagcaatatataatagtctatactttggcccagaattgacgacgtaaactggcgttcaacgccagccttctgcccaaatctggcgtccagcgccagaaaaggatccaaaaccagagttgaacgcccaaactggcacagaaactggcgttcaactccacaaatggcctctgcacgtgcaacacttaagctcagcccaaacacacaccaagtgggccccggaagtggatttatacatcaaatacttactcatgtaaaccctagtagctagtttattataaataggacctcttactattgtattaggcatctttggattaccttatgatcctttgatcatgttttgggggctggccatctcggccatgcctggaccttcacttatgtattttcatacggtagagtttctacactc is drawn from Arachis hypogaea cultivar Tifrunner chromosome 12, arahy.Tifrunner.gnm2.J5K5, whole genome shotgun sequence and contains these coding sequences:
- the LOC112727368 gene encoding uncharacterized protein; translated protein: MASIATHFSAFLLLFPVGLRRLHSSSSLYLHSPSQFRSKLWYLSDPKWKNLDLYALLITLPIASFSELFLFLSFSGHPSYRFSFFQQSFALLAFWFLILLIIVHEYNATSSLISETLVYVLGGVVFFMEYSVMETGVSGLAADVYGFIGWLALLCAGSCIYLSFKPSAFFAEFLLCCGLVFKGTWLLQGGFLLYTDALGLKGCKKISSLLLMSTQDDVVDVHCELEQDKARGFALVNFLFTLHALVVMVLAVGLVVVLGRNRSLRTGGGEGKGPLLSEIEATNIRMRALPELEIE